TCAGCCTGCGCAGCGGAAGCTCCCAAAAGCTCCAAGGACACCCTGATGTACGGCGTGAACGCCGAGGCCGCTTCTCTCGATCCGTCCACCAGCAAAGACACCGTCACTCACATGATGATGCTCCAGATCTACGACACGCTGGTCGCCGTCGACCCTCAGGACTATACCAAATATGTCCCCGGACTGGCCACGGAATGGAAATTCAGCGACGACAAGATGGAGCTCGTCTTCACGATCCGCGACGGCGTCAAGTTCCACAACGGCGACACGATGACCGCCGACGACGTGCTGTTTTCCCTGAACCGTTCCTTCGCATCCAGCTACTCCAGCGGCATCCGCGGCGCCATCAAGGGATTCGAGAAGATCGACGACCGTCATGTCAAGCTGCTCCTCAAGTATCCCTACGCGCCCATTCTCGAAGTCATGAGCAACCTCACCTTCGGTATCGTCAGTCAGCGCGCTGTGAAGGAGGCCGAGGCCAAGGGCGTCAACTTCGCCCGCAATCCCTGCGGCACCGGCGCTTATCGCATGAAGGAATGGAAGAGCGGTGACCAACTTGAGCTGGAACGCTTTGACGGCTACTATCGCGGCCCGGCGCCGATCAAGACCGTCATTTACAAGTTGATTCCCGATGCGGCCAGCGGCGCCATCGGCCTTGAGGATGGCAGTCTTGATTTCTATTATCTCCCAGCTCATACCGATTACGAATATCTCAACACGCTCGACTCCCTTGCCACCATCACCTGCCCGGGGATCGGCATCCATCACATCACTTTCAACACCACTGACGGGATCTTCAAGGACAAGCGTCTGCGCCAGGCCGTCGCGTATGCGTTGAACCGCGACGACATCGTCATCGGCGGCGCCGAGGGTTACGCCGACCTCTGCAATGTCCTTTGCCCCGTATCCATCTTCGGTTACGACAAAGAAGCCACATGGTATCCCCAGGATCTTGAAAAAGCCAGAAAACTTATGGCCGAAGCTGGCTATCCCAAAGGTTTCGACGTGGTCTTCAGCATGCAAGGTTCGGCGACTTACATGAATCCCGCCGAAGTCATGCAGGACCAGCTGCGCCAAATCGACATCAATGTCACGTTCGACAAGATGGAGCGCGCCACTTACCTTGACATCGTCGCTGGCAAGCGTCAGTTCGTCGCCAGCCTGCGCATGATCAACGCTTCGGTTCGTGACGCCGACTATGTGCTCACCCGGCGCGTTCACAGTTCCATGATCGGCGGCGGCAACAACTACTCCGGCTACAGCAATCCCGACGTGGACAAATGGCTCGACGAGGCCCGTCAGGAGCAAGTTCCCGAAAAGCGCATGGAACTCTATCGCAAAGTCTATGCCCAGCTGAAGGAAGACGTCCCGCTGATCCCCATCTATACCGACTACCAGAAGTTTTTTTTCAATAAACACCTCAAGGGCATCCATCCTCACCCCGTGTTCCGCTTCCCGGTCCACGAGATGTACTTCGACTAAACCTCGTCCATCGCAAAATCTGCGCTGAACAGAGAGGGCGCTGCGGACAGAATCGCAGCGCCCTCTCTGTAAAAATCACTTAATTTATGGGGGGAAAGTCATGTCGCGTTATATTTTTCGGCGGCTGCTGATGCTTGTTCCCGTTGTGCTTGGCGTGGCACTGTTCATCTTTGCCGTTATGGATTTCACGCCCGGAGACCCGGCCGTGATGATCCTCGGCGAAGGAGCCACCGAGGCGGAATACTCCGCTCTCCACGCCAAGCTGGGATTAAACGATCCGCTGTTGGTCCGTTACGCGCGTTACATCTGGAACGCGCTGCACGGTGATTTTGGCGTCTCTTACCGCACGGGGCTGCCCGTGTTTCAGGAAATCGCCTCGAGGCTGCCCTACACGTTCGTACTGGCCGTCGTGAGCACGATCATTGCCGTCACGATCGGTTTGCCGGTAGGCGTTTTCTCAGCCGTCAAACAGTATTCCCTGTCCGATAACTTCGCGCTTGGCTGCGCACTGCTGCTCACTTCTATGCCAACGTTCTGGCTGGCCATGATGCTCGTGCTCGGATTCTCGCTGAAGATGCGCTGGTTGCCGGCTATGGGCGTTACGGGGTGGAAGAATTTTATCCTGCCGGCCATCGCCACGGCTTCGAGCAGCACGGCTTCGTTGCTGCGCATGACCCGATCGACTATGCTCGAGGTCATTCGCCAGGACTACATCCGCACGGCCCGCGCCAAGGGCGCCAAAGAAAGTCGCGTCATCTTTGATCACGCGCTGCGCAACGCCCTGCTGCCCGTGGTCACGCTGATCGGCGTTAATTTCGGCGTTGCCCTCGGCGGTACGATCGTCATCGAGCAGGTTTTCGCCATTCCCGGGCTTGGACAGCTGATGGTTAATGCCATCCGCACCAAGGACACGCCCATGGTCATCGCCTCGCTGTTGTTTACGGCCGTGATCGCCTCGTTGATCAATCTGTTGGTGGACATTCTCTATGCCTATATCGATCCACGGCTGAGAGCCAAATTCACCGTCGCCAAGAAAAGGAAGGTGAGCGCATGACCGCCGCAAACGCGCAGAAAATTTCCGTCGAGAACCGGCTGCGCCAATACAAGAAAAAGAGCCAGATGCGCACCATCTGGAACCGTCTCAAGAAAAACCGCCTTGCCCTCTTCGGTCTGGCGCTCTTTCTAGTGATGCTCGCGGTCGTCAGCACCGCCGACATCTATTACAACTATGAGCAGGACGCCATTGCCCAGCATCTGTCGCTGCGCTTCAAGGGCCCCGGGCAAACGGCCGGCCACCCGCTGGGGACCGATCAGTACGGCCGCGATGTGCTGGCACGCGTCATTTACGGCGGCCGCATTTCCATGTTCGTCGGCCTCGCCACGATCTGCGTGTCTCTGTCG
The window above is part of the Pyramidobacter piscolens W5455 genome. Proteins encoded here:
- a CDS encoding ABC transporter permease; translated protein: MSRYIFRRLLMLVPVVLGVALFIFAVMDFTPGDPAVMILGEGATEAEYSALHAKLGLNDPLLVRYARYIWNALHGDFGVSYRTGLPVFQEIASRLPYTFVLAVVSTIIAVTIGLPVGVFSAVKQYSLSDNFALGCALLLTSMPTFWLAMMLVLGFSLKMRWLPAMGVTGWKNFILPAIATASSSTASLLRMTRSTMLEVIRQDYIRTARAKGAKESRVIFDHALRNALLPVVTLIGVNFGVALGGTIVIEQVFAIPGLGQLMVNAIRTKDTPMVIASLLFTAVIASLINLLVDILYAYIDPRLRAKFTVAKKRKVSA
- a CDS encoding ABC transporter substrate-binding protein, with the translated sequence MKATRFELLAALVLGLAVSACAAEAPKSSKDTLMYGVNAEAASLDPSTSKDTVTHMMMLQIYDTLVAVDPQDYTKYVPGLATEWKFSDDKMELVFTIRDGVKFHNGDTMTADDVLFSLNRSFASSYSSGIRGAIKGFEKIDDRHVKLLLKYPYAPILEVMSNLTFGIVSQRAVKEAEAKGVNFARNPCGTGAYRMKEWKSGDQLELERFDGYYRGPAPIKTVIYKLIPDAASGAIGLEDGSLDFYYLPAHTDYEYLNTLDSLATITCPGIGIHHITFNTTDGIFKDKRLRQAVAYALNRDDIVIGGAEGYADLCNVLCPVSIFGYDKEATWYPQDLEKARKLMAEAGYPKGFDVVFSMQGSATYMNPAEVMQDQLRQIDINVTFDKMERATYLDIVAGKRQFVASLRMINASVRDADYVLTRRVHSSMIGGGNNYSGYSNPDVDKWLDEARQEQVPEKRMELYRKVYAQLKEDVPLIPIYTDYQKFFFNKHLKGIHPHPVFRFPVHEMYFD